The segment GCTGTTGCAAGTGACGATGGAAGACCTGAGCGCCGCGGACGACATGTTCCGCGTCCTCATGGGCGACAAAGTCGAACCGCGTCGCGAGTTCATCGAGAAGCACGCCCTCGATGTGCGCAACTTGGACGTGTAAGTCTCAAGTCAAATCAAACCACGAAAGCCGGCCATGTGCCGGCTTTTTTCATTTTTCTATCGGCTGAGAGGACGTAAGCGGTTTGTCTTCCAACTCATTCTCGTGGACGAGGTAGAGCGCCGCTTCGGCGATCCAGGGGTGTTCGTGCTTCGCCAGCTTGGCGATGGCCGCTTGCGTCGCGGGGTCGGTCTTGACTCGGCTCGGCAGCGGCGTGTTTTCATCGTTTGCTGCGCCGGAATGCGAATACGACTCGCCGAGCCATGCGAGCGTGCTTAAGACCTCGGGCAGGTGAGGGCTCGACAGCGACTCCTTCCATTCGGCTTCCGATTTTTCGATCGCTGGAGGGCCAACGTTAGCGACGGGGTAGGAAATCAGTTCTCCATCGCGGTCTTCTAATCGTAGTAGCGCGACCTGACCGTCAAGGATCGAATAGTACTCTGTCGCGACGGCCTGCCCATCGGAGAAATGCATCATGTGGAATTGAATGATTGGCTGCTCTGGGAACTGATCGTAATCAAGAGTTGCATTACGGAGGGTGATGGAATTCCCGGTGTCGAATTCCGACTCGTTCACCATTCGGCAATTGTCATTGAGGATGCAGATCTTTACGGTATTTGTATTTTGGTTTTCGCGCGGAAAGACTCTTAACAGGACGAACCTGAAACCATCGGGCGTCGGGATTCGCCAAACGCGCCAATACTGGCTGCGGTCGTACCAACCGTAAATCGGGCGATCGATCAGGATGTTGACGACTCTGCGAAGTTCATTTCGTTTATCCTCCTCCAATTGGCGGACATCTTGGTCGACAAATGACTTCAACTTATGAATTTGATAACGACGATAGAAATGCGGATAGGCGGCGACGATCGCCGCGATGGTGACGAGCACAAACAGCGTCTTTAAGCCGAACGAACGCCAGTTTCGTCGTCGCCGCGGCGGGGGATTTTGCTCAGATTCTTCAGGCGTCATTTGACCACCGTGGGAAGAATGTTTTCGTCACCTAGTCGTTGTTAATCGATTCCAGCGCTAGTCGCGCCGCTTCGCTGATCCAGGCATCGTCGCTGTCGAGCAAATCGGCGAGGGCTACTTTCGCGGCCGGTTCTTGTCTTACCCCCGAAATCTGTTTCCCTTCGGCGCTGCTGTTGTTGGTGCTGCCGCTGAGCCAGGTCAGCGTTCGCAAGATCTCGGTCTTGCTTGGATCGTACAAGGCGGTCGTCCATTCCGCTTGGGTTCGGAGCGGCGGCTCGGGGCCGATCCGTTCTTCGGGATCGACATAACGATCACGAACTGCGTCACCGGCCTGGTTCTCCAACCGTACTAAGCGGCACTCGTCGCTGGTAAGAGCGTAGTACTGCTTCGCAACCTCGTCGGGTGCGGCGTTACCTGCGAAAATGCAGAGGAGCGGTTCGCCTAAGTTAGAATCGGCGACTAGTTTGGCTTCCATCTGATCGATGTGCCAGCCAGTAACAAGTCTCCGATGGTAAATCAGTTTTCCCTGGGAGTCGTACAGCAGCACGATCGCATCTGACTGGCCGGGATCGTCCGTGACCGTAGGATCGCCGCTAGAGCTGAGCGCTTGCAAGAGACGCGGATCGGTCGTGCGGTGTTGGAGCAGAACGAAACGCGTTTCGCCCCCCGTTTCCATGCGCAATAGCCGCCAACATGTCTGCGGGTGAAACGACTTGTCAAAGAATATCTTATCAACAGGAGCCTGCAGACTCTTGATGATTCGTCCGAGCGTCCAGCGCTCGGAATCGGTCGCCGTGCGCAAGTCGCGTCCTACGTACGATTGGAGTCGCCAAAGTTGCACTTGCAAGCGCATGTGCGGATAGGCGGCCGCAATCGCCACGATCGTCACCAGGAGAAACAGCGTCGTCAGCCGAAACGAAAACCAACGTCGTCGCTGCGGCGCGGTTTTCGTTTCGGATGTTGTCGGGGTTGCTTGGCTCATGGCTACTTCTTGGGGTAATCAAGAAGCCCATTATGACGCGCACATCGTTACCAAAGCCACTTCTTTCCCAGCGCTTTCGCCTGGGCGGCCGTCAATTGCTTTACTCCATGCTTGCCGAGCTGGATCAGCTTCAGCAGCTCGTCTTCGGTAAAGGTCGCCTCTTCGCCGGCGCCTTGGACTTCGACGAACTTGCCGCTGCCGGTCATGACGACGTTCATGTCGACTTCGGCGTCGACGTCCTCGACGTAATCGAGATCGAGGGCGCCAGCTCCGTTGACCAGGCCGACGCTGACCGCGGCGACGCTATCGACCAGCGGGAACTTGCCGGGGATCGGCAGTTGGATCGTTTGCAGAGCGTCGACCAGGGCGATGAACGCGCCGGTGATGCTGGCGGTGCGCGTCCCGCCGTCGGCGTCGAGCACATCGCAGTCGACCGTGATCATCTGCTCGCCGAGCGCTTCCAAGTCGGCGACCGCTCGCAGGCTGCGGCCGATCAACCGCTGGATCTCGGTGGTGCGGCCATCGACTTTGCGCGACTTGCGGGTCGGCGTGCTGCCGGGGAGCATGTTGTACTCGGCGGTGATCCAACCTTTGCCGCTTCCTTTGAGCCATGGCGGAACGCTCGACTCGACGCTGGCGGTGCACAAGACAGTCGTCGCGCCGGTTTGAATCAGCACGCTGCCGGCCGCGTTCTTGGTAAAGCGGCGTTTGATCTTCAGTTCGCGCAGTTCGTTCGGTTTGCGTCCGTCGTGGCGGGCCATGATTCTCTACTCGGGGGTGGTGTCGATGATTTGGTCGTCTAGAAGGATAGCAGAATTCGCCCCTTCAGGTTGCTTCTCGACTGGTAATCGCCTGCTGGAGCAGCGTCGTCGTTTTCGATTTGCCGGCGATCTGAGCCGCGTGCAATGCGTCAAGTCCTGCGTTGTTTACCGCCGCCAAGTCCGCTCCGGCGTCGATCAACTGCTGGATCACCTTGACGCCGGAGTTCCGCTTGGCGGCGGCAATCAGCGGCGTATTGCCGTCGGCATCGCGAGCATCCACGTCGGCGCCATGATCCAATAACCACGCGACTCCGCGGGCGTCTTCATGCGCGGCAAACGCATGTAGCGCCATGCGCTCCTCACCGGCGTTTATGTCGAAGCCATGCTTCAGCAGCAGCGCTGCGATCTCGTAGTTGCCGTCGCCGTGTCGTTGAAAGTGTCCGACCGCGGCGAAGAAGACGTTCGGCGTGATCTTGGCGCCGGCGGTTAACAATTGGTTCGCAATCTCGATATGTCCCCCGGTCCATGCGACGCAAAAGAGCGGGGTAACGTCGACCAGGCCGCAGTAGGCGCTGGTTGCGTTAGGATCGGCGCCTCCTTGCAACAGTCGCGAGGTGGTCTCCGCTTGACGTTGCTGCCCGTCAGGAGACCCGCGCCACACGCTCGATCCGCAGCCATAGTGAAGCGGCGTCATTCCCTGCGAGTCGCACTCATGGATTGAACTCAGGTGAAGTTCAACCTCTTTCGTTTCTCCCAGAGCCGCCGCGACGAACAAGTCGCGCTCCAAGCCACGATCCAGCAGCAGCGTAATCAGGTTCGCATGTCCGCCGCGGGCCGCTTCGTAAACGAGTTCTCGCTCTGGCTGCGCGCCGGCAGCGAGAAGATATTCGGCCAACTCTTGATGGCCAGGGCCTTTCCGGATCGTGTGAAAGTCCTGGAAGACCTTGCGAAGCAATTGTTGCAGGTCGACCGCGACGCCGCTGTGGATCGCGTCGATGACGATCTGCGCTTTCCCTTGTTTGGCGGCGTCGGTAAGCTTTAGCAACGCACCTCGTCTCCTGCGGCAGTCGTAGGGCAGGCCGTGCCTGCCGAGGTGGATACGTTTCCGATTTCGGCAGGCATGGCCTGCCCTACGAGCGACTTAGCCGTTCTGCTGCGACAGCCAGACCAACACGCCCTTCTGGGCATGCATTCGGTTGCCGGCTTGTTCGACAATGCGCGACGTCTTGGCGTCCATCACTTCGTCGGTCACTTCCTGGCCGCGTTTCGCCGGCAGGCAGTGGAGGAAGATCGCGTCTTTGGCGGCGGCGTCCATCAACTTCTTGTTGACCTGGTAGTCGGCGAAGGCGACTTCGCGCTGCGCTTGTTCCGCTTCTTGACCCATGCTGGCCCAGACGTCGGTGTAAACGGCGACGGCGCCGTCGACCGCTTCAAACGGATCGTGCGTCATCTTCACGAACGAATCGGGACAAGCCTGATCGACGCGAATCAAGAAGGGTTGGTCCAGCTCATACCCTTCCGGCGAAGCGATGGCGAACTCGGCGCCCATCTTCGCACAGGCCAGCGCCAAGCTGCGGCTGACGTTGTTGCCGTCGCCGACATAGGCGATTTTCATTCCCTTCAGCGAACCGAACTCTTCCTGCACCGTCATCAAGTCGGCGAGCGCCTGGCACGGGTGGAACAGGTCGGTCAAACCGTTGATGATCGAGCAAGTGCAGTGCTCCGCCAGTTCGGTGACGCGTTCATGCGACTTGGCCCGACAAACGATGAAGTCGAGGTACTGGCTGATCACGCGGCCAAAATCTTGCGGCGTTTCTCGTTTTCCCCAACCGACGTCTTCGCCCAAAAAGAGGCTCGAACCGCCCAGCTGCGCCATGCCGGTCTCGAAGCTCACGCGCGTCCGCAGCGACTGCTTTTCAAACAACAAGCCCATCACGCGACCTTGCAACAGCGGTTCGCGTACGCCTTTGGCGAGCTTCGCTTTGAGGTCAGCGGCGATCGAAAAAATCGCTTCGATTTCTTCCGTCGAAAGATCAAACAGGGAAAGCAGATTTCGCATAACAGTACTCGCTTCAAATCGGAATAGCCAAAAACGCTTCGGCCAATCGCAGAGAGGAGAAAAGCGAATCGCCGCGGTGGAGAGGGGAACCGCGGCGATTCGTGATGTGAGTTCGCTTAGGCGGCTGGCGCCATGTTGCGGATGACGTCGACCAGGATATCGCACCCCTGGTGGACCTCTTCCGGGGTTAAGTTCATCGCCGGCAACAACCGGATGACGTTGCCTTGGGTGCAGTTGATCAGCAGCCCCTTTTCCAAGCAGGCCTTCACCGCGGGAGCGCCTTCGATCGTCAGTTCGACGCCGATCATCATTCCCACGACGCGGACTTCCTGGACCAGGTCGCATTCTTCCTGCAGCGCCAACATCCGGTCGCGGAAGATGTCGCTGATGACGCTGACGTTTTCCAACAGGTTGTCGCGTTCGATCTGTTCGATCGCGGCGATGCCGGCCCGAGCGGCGATCGGATTGCCGCCGAAGGTCGCCGCGTGCATGCCAGGACGCAAGCTGGGAGCGATCTCTTTGGTCGTCAACAAAGCGCCGCCGGCGACGCCGCCGCACAAGCTTTTGGCGAGGGTCAAAATGTCCGGAGTCACGCCGAAGTGCTGATAGCCGAACCATTGACCGGTGCGACCGCAGCCGGTCTGCACTTCGTCAAAGATCAACAGCAGGTTGTGCTTGTCGGCCAGTTCGCGGAGACCGGCCAGGAAACCTTCCGGCGGGATGCGAACGCCCCCTTCACCCTGAATCGGCTCCACCATGATCGCGGCGGTTTGATCGTCGATCAGTTGTTCGACCGCTTCCAGATCGCCAAACGGAGCGTAGGAGAATCCGGCGAGCAGCGGCCCGATTCCTTCGTGATATTTCGGTTGGGCGGTCGCCGAGGTTGCGCCAAAGGTACGACCGTGGAAGCCACCTTGGAACGTGATGATCTTGTAACGTTCCGGCGGCGTGTGAAGACGGGCCAGTTTGATCGCCGCTTCGTTCGCTTCGGTGCCGCTGTTGCAGAAGAAGGCCTGACCGCCAAAGCTTCGTTCCGACAAGAGCTTGGCCCATTGTCCCTGGGCTTCGATCAGCCAGCTGTTGGGAACGTGAATCAGGGTGGCGATCTGTTCCTGCACGGCCGCGACGATCATGTCGGGGCAGTGCCCGAGCAGATTGCAGCCCCAGCCGGGGAAGAAGTCGAGATATTCCTTTCCTTCGGCGTCCCAAACGCGCGAGCCTTCGCCGCGAACCAGGCTAACCGGATAGCGCCCGTAGTTGGGGACGACGTATTGCTTGAATAGCTCGGCGGTTTCGGTCGAGCTCCGGTGGCTCACGCTGGTCG is part of the Blastopirellula sediminis genome and harbors:
- the rph gene encoding ribonuclease PH, with amino-acid sequence MARHDGRKPNELRELKIKRRFTKNAAGSVLIQTGATTVLCTASVESSVPPWLKGSGKGWITAEYNMLPGSTPTRKSRKVDGRTTEIQRLIGRSLRAVADLEALGEQMITVDCDVLDADGGTRTASITGAFIALVDALQTIQLPIPGKFPLVDSVAAVSVGLVNGAGALDLDYVEDVDAEVDMNVVMTGSGKFVEVQGAGEEATFTEDELLKLIQLGKHGVKQLTAAQAKALGKKWLW
- a CDS encoding ankyrin repeat domain-containing protein; this translates as MLKLTDAAKQGKAQIVIDAIHSGVAVDLQQLLRKVFQDFHTIRKGPGHQELAEYLLAAGAQPERELVYEAARGGHANLITLLLDRGLERDLFVAAALGETKEVELHLSSIHECDSQGMTPLHYGCGSSVWRGSPDGQQRQAETTSRLLQGGADPNATSAYCGLVDVTPLFCVAWTGGHIEIANQLLTAGAKITPNVFFAAVGHFQRHGDGNYEIAALLLKHGFDINAGEERMALHAFAAHEDARGVAWLLDHGADVDARDADGNTPLIAAAKRNSGVKVIQQLIDAGADLAAVNNAGLDALHAAQIAGKSKTTTLLQQAITSREAT
- the argF gene encoding ornithine carbamoyltransferase, whose protein sequence is MRNLLSLFDLSTEEIEAIFSIAADLKAKLAKGVREPLLQGRVMGLLFEKQSLRTRVSFETGMAQLGGSSLFLGEDVGWGKRETPQDFGRVISQYLDFIVCRAKSHERVTELAEHCTCSIINGLTDLFHPCQALADLMTVQEEFGSLKGMKIAYVGDGNNVSRSLALACAKMGAEFAIASPEGYELDQPFLIRVDQACPDSFVKMTHDPFEAVDGAVAVYTDVWASMGQEAEQAQREVAFADYQVNKKLMDAAAKDAIFLHCLPAKRGQEVTDEVMDAKTSRIVEQAGNRMHAQKGVLVWLSQQNG
- a CDS encoding aspartate aminotransferase family protein; translation: MSTSVSHRSSTETAELFKQYVVPNYGRYPVSLVRGEGSRVWDAEGKEYLDFFPGWGCNLLGHCPDMIVAAVQEQIATLIHVPNSWLIEAQGQWAKLLSERSFGGQAFFCNSGTEANEAAIKLARLHTPPERYKIITFQGGFHGRTFGATSATAQPKYHEGIGPLLAGFSYAPFGDLEAVEQLIDDQTAAIMVEPIQGEGGVRIPPEGFLAGLRELADKHNLLLIFDEVQTGCGRTGQWFGYQHFGVTPDILTLAKSLCGGVAGGALLTTKEIAPSLRPGMHAATFGGNPIAARAGIAAIEQIERDNLLENVSVISDIFRDRMLALQEECDLVQEVRVVGMMIGVELTIEGAPAVKACLEKGLLINCTQGNVIRLLPAMNLTPEEVHQGCDILVDVIRNMAPAA